The Clostridiales bacterium FE2011 sequence CTGCTGTACGAAAAAAACCGTGCGGACGCGGACAGCCAGTATCTGTGCCACCTGATCCTCTCCCAGCTGCTGATCCATATCAGCCGTGTGCTGAATCAGCGGACAAAACCGCAGGAGGATCCGGGAACGCGGTACGGGGAAATCATGAAGGTGCATGAATACATCAACGCCCACTACCGGGAATCCCTGAGCGTCAGTGATCTGGCGCAGCGTTTCTTCCTGGATAAAAACACCATGACCCGTCAGTTCAAGCGGATCATCGGCATGACGCCTGGAGACTACATCCGCCGGAAGCGCCTGGAAAATGCCCGGGAACTGATCCGTCAGGGCTACAGCATTCAGCATGCGGGATACTCAAGCGGTTTTTCGGATTACAGCGCCTTTTTCCGTGCGTTTCGTCAGTATTACGGTATGTCTCCCGGTGATCTGGTCGGTCGTTCCAAAGCCAGCCGCAGGCAGCAGTCAGAACAGGAAAGCGAGGAATAAAGAATGGAACTGAAGTTTACGGATATTACGGTCGCGGTAAAGCTGGATGAAAAAACCTTCAAGCGCTTTGCGCGTTTTGATATGTTTGCCCTGCGGAAAAAATGGATCCGGCCCGCCGTATTCTCCCTGATCCTGATTGCATTTGCTGTCATCGCCCTCCTTACCCGGAAGGAACAGTCCGGGCTGATCGCTGCCGTACTGCTGGTTGTCGGCATCGGACTCCCCCTTGTCTATATCGGCACCTTCCTCAGCCAGGTCAATATGCAGGCCGCCAGGGCAAAGCTGAAACCCGCCCGGCCCGTCTACACCGTAACCATGCGGGATGAAGGTATCCGGATCGTGAACGACCAGAAAGCGGAGGAGCCGCAGGAAGTCTCCTGGGATTCCATATACAAAGCTTTCCGGAAAAAAGGCTGCATCTACCTGTATGTGACGCCCGCCAAAGCTTTCCTCCTGCCGTCAAAGCAGGCGGATGCTCCGGATTATGACGTCTGGGAGTTCATCCGTGATCACCTGGGCAGGGAAAAATGCAAAGGATAAATCAAAAAAGGAGTGAAAAGGAAATGAAAGGCATCGTCCAGCATCGCAGTGATATCACAATGAATCCCCTGGGAGGCGGAGTGGAACGAAGCGTCCTGGCATATGATGATCCGCTGATGGCCGTGGAGGTCAGTTTCGAAACCGGCTCGGAGGGAGCTCCGCATACCCATCCCCATACGCAGCTGAGCTACGTCCTTTCCGGCTCCTTCCGCTACAGCGTGGAGGATGAATCCGTGGTCCTGAATCCCGGAGATTCCATTGTGGTTCCTTCCGGACTGATCCATGGAACCGTCTGTCTGGAAAAAGGTGTGCTGCTGGATGTATTCACGCCCAAGCGGGATGATTTTCTGAAAGCCTGATTCGTTTTTATCGTGTTGCGATAATTTATTGTTGACTTTCGATCATTTTCGATATATGATACTCCCGAACAAAGAAACCGGAGGCATCGGAAATGAATCAGCAAAAGCTTTCTTCCTGGCTGAAAGCCATCATTATCATCATCGGGCTCTGCGGGTTGATCGTTTATTTCGGTATCCTGCCCGACTGCGGATCCTGGATGCAGGACAGCTATCCTGAATTTGCGTCCTGGCACTGGCCGTGGATGATCTTCCTCTGGATCACGGCCATTCCCTGTTATGCCATCCTTGTGCTGGCCTGGAAAATCGCGGTCAACATCGGGGAGAACCGGTCTTTCTCCTCATCGAATGCCGCCCTCCTGCAGGGAATTGCCTGGCTGGTGGCCGGGGATATCCTGTTCTTCTTCCTGGGGAATGTCGTTTTCTTTTTCATGAGCATGAACCATCCGGGAATCTTTCTGATTTCCCTGCTGATCTGCTTTGTGGGCTTTTCGGTCACAGTCGCGGCTGCCTGCCTCTCCCATCTGGTCCGGAAGGCTGCTGATCTTCAGGAGCAGAGCGACCTGACGGTATAAGGAGGATACAGCATGGAAGGCGAAATCATCTTCAATATCGACGTGATGCTGGCCAAGCGCAAAATGAGCGTATCGGAGCTTGCCGACCGCGTGGGCATCACGCTGGCCAACATGTCCATCCTGAAAACCGGCAAGGCAAAAGCCGTCAAGGTATCAACCATGGCCAAGCTCTGTGAAGTCCTGGACTGCCAGCCGGGTGATCTGTTTGAGTACCGGAAGCCCTCCGATGACAAATAAATAACCTGTCGATATTCACTGCCGGGAGCTCAGCTTCCCCGGCAGTTTTTTGTCCGGTTTTCTCCATAAAATATTTTTGTTCGCCTTACAATTCGGGAGTGCTCATGATAAAATTTTATCTGAACGAAGCGCGTCGTTAATACTGTCTGTCAAGGAGAATAATCATGAGCGAAATCATCAGGAAAGACATCAGTGAAGAATGGGCCCATTCCGGGATTATCAAGGCAGGAGATTACTGCTTTTTAAGCTATTGCGTAGGCAATATCGGCGGCACAATTGAAGAACAGATCAACGGTGCCTTTGACCAGATGGAAGAGCGTCTCGCCCTTTTCGGCCTTACGCTGGAAAATGTGGTCCACATGGACTGCCTTTTCCGGGATGTATATAACATCCCCGTCATGGAAAAAGTGATTAAAGAGCGGTTCAAGGGCAAGTATCCCTCCCGCAAGTCCATCCAGACCGAGTTTGCCCACGTCGGCGGAAGCAGCGGTCTTCATTTCCAGGCGGATGCCGTCGCATACTGCGGCTGACGCATCCGCGGAAGGAGTACCAGATGCTGACCGTTACGCTGCCCCAGGCCCGGCAGTTCATCCTGCTGAAGCAGGGTTTGTTGGGAGACTACCGTTTCATCCGCAAGGACGGAGCTTATCAGTATGTCCGCCAGGCCGGCTGTATTCAGTTTGATCCCGTGGACATCTGCGGCAGGAACGCGGAGCTGACCCTTCAGTCCCGCGTCAAAGGCTTCCGGAAGAAGATGCTGCACGACCTTCTTTACCGGGACCGCCTGCTGGTGGATTATTCAGATAAAGAGCTTTCCATCTGGCCCAGCGAAGACTGGCCCTTCTTCTCCGGCTACCGGGAAAGGAGCGTCGCCCACGGCCGGCAGTTCCCCGGTATTCCTGCGCTTGAAAAGCAAGCTGTCGACTATATCCGGAAGCACGGTCCCGTCAGCAGTGATTCTCTGCCCATAGAGGGGACCATCTTCTGGCATTCCTCCATGCACTGGAGCGGACACTGGGAAAAAGAATCCCTGGCCGCCCGCTCCGTGC is a genomic window containing:
- a CDS encoding helix-turn-helix domain-containing protein, coding for MSRNDIEVYHYCDAATFGVPPHRHDFYELYCLLSDSYTYHVEDNQYELHPGTLILVPPGETHWPELQGPPRDIERIVLWLNPEFISSLSIFLPKTLGAMGSNLQDEHLIVPEEKTYHVILNLLYSLLYEKNRADADSQYLCHLILSQLLIHISRVLNQRTKPQEDPGTRYGEIMKVHEYINAHYRESLSVSDLAQRFFLDKNTMTRQFKRIIGMTPGDYIRRKRLENARELIRQGYSIQHAGYSSGFSDYSAFFRAFRQYYGMSPGDLVGRSKASRRQQSEQESEE
- a CDS encoding YcxB family protein, with product MELKFTDITVAVKLDEKTFKRFARFDMFALRKKWIRPAVFSLILIAFAVIALLTRKEQSGLIAAVLLVVGIGLPLVYIGTFLSQVNMQAARAKLKPARPVYTVTMRDEGIRIVNDQKAEEPQEVSWDSIYKAFRKKGCIYLYVTPAKAFLLPSKQADAPDYDVWEFIRDHLGREKCKG
- a CDS encoding cupin domain-containing protein, which encodes MKGIVQHRSDITMNPLGGGVERSVLAYDDPLMAVEVSFETGSEGAPHTHPHTQLSYVLSGSFRYSVEDESVVLNPGDSIVVPSGLIHGTVCLEKGVLLDVFTPKRDDFLKA
- a CDS encoding DUF2975 domain-containing protein, with the translated sequence MNQQKLSSWLKAIIIIIGLCGLIVYFGILPDCGSWMQDSYPEFASWHWPWMIFLWITAIPCYAILVLAWKIAVNIGENRSFSSSNAALLQGIAWLVAGDILFFFLGNVVFFFMSMNHPGIFLISLLICFVGFSVTVAAACLSHLVRKAADLQEQSDLTV
- a CDS encoding helix-turn-helix transcriptional regulator, coding for MEGEIIFNIDVMLAKRKMSVSELADRVGITLANMSILKTGKAKAVKVSTMAKLCEVLDCQPGDLFEYRKPSDDK
- a CDS encoding RidA family protein produces the protein MSEIIRKDISEEWAHSGIIKAGDYCFLSYCVGNIGGTIEEQINGAFDQMEERLALFGLTLENVVHMDCLFRDVYNIPVMEKVIKERFKGKYPSRKSIQTEFAHVGGSSGLHFQADAVAYCG